One window from the genome of Elaeis guineensis isolate ETL-2024a chromosome 5, EG11, whole genome shotgun sequence encodes:
- the LOC105045045 gene encoding uncharacterized protein, whose translation MALLLRNPQPHRFGRLLLRSFAAPDGPAVLSASDPRPPAPIRPPREAELGGGGGGGGGGPGSLPRGPPLPLPRPPHPPPHRRLHRACRQVPPLLPRPLPRLSWAPLLQGEVPLLSPRSFSTSAASSESGADSGEEDLESSDSDFVGEGLRPADPEVERVCKVIEDLFASDRNMEAVLDECGVDLSSSLVIDVLERFRHAHKPAYRFFRWAGGRSGFAHDSSTCNKMLSVLGKTRQFETMVALLEEMGKKGLLTMEAFKTSIKAFASAREMKKALGIFQLMKRYNFEAGLETFNCLIEALAKAKLGKEAQALFEKMKDQYPPDLRTYSVLLLGWCKLKNLVEAGRLWNEMLDKGFKPDVVAHNTMLEGLIRGQRRSEAIKLFELMKAKGPAPNVRTYTILIQDLCKAGKMDLAVSCFEEMLAAGSAPDVATYTCLIVGFGNARQMDKVSALLMEMKVKGCPPDGRTYNALIKLMTNRNMPDDAARIYKKMIKNGFEPTIHTYNMMMKSYFHGSNYEMGCAVWEEMGRKGICPDVNSYTVFIGGHIRHGRPEEAHKYIEEMIEKGMKAPQIDYNKFAADFSRAGKPDVLYELAQKMNFSGKFEASNVFHGWAERMKKRVKRRVPNQTGQRLF comes from the coding sequence ATGGCTCTCCTCCTAAGAAACCCCCAACCCCACCGCTTCGGCCGCCTCCTCCTCCGCTCCTTCGCCGCCCCCGATGGCCCCGCCGTCCTCTCCGCCTCCGATCCACGCCCTCCAGCTCCGATCCGACCCCCGAGAGAAGCCGAattgggaggaggaggaggaggaggaggaggtgggccAGGGAGCCTCCCTCGTGGTCCTCCTCTGCCCCTGCCtcgtcctcctcatcctcctcctcatcgTCGGCTCCATCGTGCTTGCCGTCAAGTTCCGCCTCTTCTGCCACGGCCCCTTCCGCGCCTCTCTTGGGCACCTCTTCTACAAGGAGAAGTGCCGCTCCTGAGCCCTAgatccttctccacctccgccgCCTCCTCCGAATCCGGCGCGGATTCCGGCGAGGAGGACCTGGAATCATCTGATTCGGATTTCGTGGGGGAGGGCTTGAGGCCGGCGGATCCTGAGGTGGAGAGGGTCTGCAAAGTGATCGAGGACCTCTTCGCCTCGGATCGGAACATGGAGGCGGTGCTGGACGAGTGCGGCGTCGATCTTAGCTCTTCTCTCGTGATCGATGTCCTGGAGAGGTTCCGGCATGCCCACAAGCCGGCGTACCGGTTCTTCCGGTGGGCCGGCGGGAGATCGGggttcgcccacgactccagcacCTGCAACAAGATGCTGAGCGTTCTGGGGAAGACGAGGCAGTTTGAGACCATGGTGGCATTGCTGGAGGAGATGGGAAAGAAGGGGCTTTTGACGATGGAGGCATTCAAGACTTCGATCAAAGCCTTCGCATCCGCCAGGGAGATGAAGAAAGCGCTTGGGATCTTCCAGTTGATGAAAAGATACAATTTTGAGGCAGGATTGGAGACTTTCAATTGCCTGATAGAAGCTCTAGCAAAAGCCAAGCTAGGGAAGGAAGCTCAGGCATTGTTTGAGAAGATGAAGGATCAGTACCCGCCCGACCTCCGGACCTACTCAGTGCTCCTCTTAGGTTGGTGCAAGCTGAAGAACTTGGTGGAAGCCGGGAGGCTCTGGAATGAAATGCTTGATAAGGGATTTAAGCCAGATGTTGTTGCCCACAACACGATGCTTGAAGGGCTGATTCGGGGGCAGAGGAGGTCGGAGGCCATCAAGCTTTTCGAGCTCATGAAAGCCAAAGGCCCGGCACCAAATGTCCGAACCTACACGATTTTGATTCAGGACCTGTGCAAGGCTGGGAAGATGGATCTAGCAGTCAGCTGCTTCGAGGAAATGCTGGCTGCTGGAAGTGCTCCAGATGTTGCAACCTATACCTGTTTGATTGTTGGGTTTGGAAATGCTCGACAAATGGATAAAGTTTCAGCCTTGCTGATGGAGATGAAGGTGAAGGGATGCCCACCAGATGGACGGACGTACAACGCTCTGATCAAACTTATGACCAATCGGAACATGCCAGATGATGCAGCGAGGATTTACAAGAAGATGATCAAGAATGGGTTCGAGCCCACAATTCACACGTATAATATGATGATGAAGTCTTACTTCCATGGAAGTAATTATGAGATGGGTTGTGCTGTGTGGGAGGAGATGGGTCGGAAGGGGATATGCCCTGATGTCAATTCTTATACTGTCTTCATTGGAGGCCATATACGACATGGAAGGCCAGAAGAGGCACATAAATATATAGAAGAGATGATAGAAAAAGGAATGAAGGCTCCACAGATAGACTACAATAAATTTGCTGCGGATTTCTCTAGGGCTGGTAAGCCTGATGTATTGTATGAGTTGGCACAGAAGATGAATTTCTCAGGGAAGTTTGAGGCTTCCAATGTGTTCCATGGTTGGGCtgaaagaatgaagaagaggGTCAAGAGAAGAGTTCCCAATCAAACTGGACAGCGGCTTTTCTGA